GCCATATCCAGATATGCCGGTATCAGTGACAAAGTTTCCCTGTTCGGCATATATGAAATGGAGAATAATGTACAGTCCCAACAACTTATTGCACAGATCATTTGGTATTTCATAGAAGGAACAACCTATAGAATAAAAGAATCTCCGTATTCTAAAACAGATGACTTTACCAAGTACACCGTGCCTACAGATGCGGAAGAGCTTGTTTTCTTCAAAAGTCACTTAACAGAAAGATGGTGGGTAGAAGTGCCATCTATTTTTACTTCACATACTAAAGCAAACACACCTGCGTTATTACCATGCACCGAAGAGGATTATTTAGATGCATGTGATCAGAACATTCCTGAGAGGTGGTTTAAAGCTTACAAAAAAGGCTTTAACTAAATAAAAATATTTTATTAAGGAATATAGCTTTAGTACAATAATTTATTCAAAATGTAGTTTTAGAAGTTAGAATAAACAATTGTATTTGCAGTTATAACCAAAATCGAAATTTAACCTAAAGTATGAAGAAGCTATTGTTGTCATCTATAGCGTTTGTTTTTTTGCTCACGAGTTGTGGGTCCAAAACAAAAGGAGAGCTAGTCGGAGTCCAAGGAAAAAAATGGTATCCGGAAAAACCATATGGAATGGAACTTATCCCAAGAGGTTCTTATATCATGGGTAAAAGTGAAGAAGACCAAGCCAAGGTTTTGAACGCTCCAACAAAAACAGTAACGGTACGTTCTTTTTACATGGACGATACCGAAATAACCAACAGCGAATACAGGCAGTTCGTAGAATGGGTAAAAGATTCCATTACAAGAACGAGATTGGCCATTTTGGCTGATGAACTTGGTATTGGCCCGGAAGAAGGTGGTATTGGTGATTTTGCATTTAAAGATGCGGATACGACCAAATCATCTGTTTACGATAAATACATGTTGGATAATTACTCTGGTATGGGCGAGACTGGATACGAGGGAAGAGCTTTAAATAAGGATGAAAATCTTATTTGGGATACTTCTGATTATCCAGACGAATATTATGCTGAGGTAATGGATTCGTTATATATTCCGGAAGAGGAGTCCTACAATGGGCAACGAAGCATCGATGTTACCAAACTTAAATATAAATACAGTTGGATGGATATCGAAGCAGCTGCTAGAGCATCCACTAAAGGAAACAAAAGTAGAAAAGACTTTATCCGTACAGAGGAATTGGAGATATATCCAGATACCACAGTGTGGATCAGGGATTTTGAATATTCTTACAACGAACCAATGCACAACGATTATTTCTGGCATGATGCTTACAGCGAATATCCCGTAGTGGGAATATCCTGGGAG
This genomic window from Maribacter sp. MJ134 contains:
- the gldK gene encoding gliding motility lipoprotein GldK; its protein translation is MKKLLLSSIAFVFLLTSCGSKTKGELVGVQGKKWYPEKPYGMELIPRGSYIMGKSEEDQAKVLNAPTKTVTVRSFYMDDTEITNSEYRQFVEWVKDSITRTRLAILADELGIGPEEGGIGDFAFKDADTTKSSVYDKYMLDNYSGMGETGYEGRALNKDENLIWDTSDYPDEYYAEVMDSLYIPEEESYNGQRSIDVTKLKYKYSWMDIEAAARASTKGNKSRKDFIRTEELEIYPDTTVWIRDFEYSYNEPMHNDYFWHDAYSEYPVVGISWEQAKAFCNWRTKFKNDDQKSKGKQFVNQFRLPTEAEWEYAARGGIEGGTYPWGGPYVISDTGCFMANFKPQRGDYAADAALYTVEAKSYEPNDFNLYNMAGNVSEWTNSSYDPSAYDYVSTMNPNGGDQSNTRKVIRGGSWKDVAYFLQVSTRDYEYSDSARSYIGFRTVQDYMGEEDSTQ